The Paenibacillus sp. FSL R7-0345 DNA segment CGTCGCTGCGGGCCTCCAGCATGATTTTATAAAGGCTTTTTTCCAGCGATTCCTTCTGCTCAAAGCGTTCCAGAATGACATCCAGCCCCCCGATGACCATTTCAAACATGTTGATTTTTTCGTGCAGCAGGTGGAGAATATGCTCTTCAATGGTTCCTTGGGTAGACAGATTATAGATAACGACGTCATTCTGCTGGCCCAGCCGGTGTACCCGGCCGATCCGCTGCTCCACCCGCATCGGGTTCCAGGGCAGATCGAAATTGATCATATGGTGGCAGAACTGGAGGTTAATGCCCTCGCCGCCCGCTTCGGTGGCAATCATGACCTGGGCGCGCCCGCGGAACAGATCCATCATCCAGTCTTTTTTGCCGCGGTTCATCCCGCCGGAGTAAGGCACACATTGCAGCCCGTGATCACGGAAGTATTGCAGTAAATATTCCTGGGTGGCCCGGTACTCCGTAAAAACAATCACCTTTTCATTCATATCCCGGATCAGCTCCATCGTTTTCTCCGCCTTGGTGTTCGTCTTGACTGTGCGGATGCTCTGCAGCAGCTCCATCATCCGGTCGCGTTTGGGCGAATCGGCAGGCAGCTTTTTGATCAGATTAACGAGTGTGATAAAAACAGCGTCACGGCTGCTGCAGACTTCACGCTGAAGCGTTACAAGGGAGAGCATGCTGCTGAGATTGCCGCCGGATTCCTGATACGTATCTTTTACAAAAGCGGTAACGCCGTCATAGAGCGCCTTTTCCTCAGGTGAGAGGATGAGCGGGATATTCCGTACTTTACGCTTGGTAAAAGTGACAGGCCCCTCACCGCGCCGGTTGCGGATCATGACTTTGGAGAGCTCGCCGCGCAGCTGGACCTCGTTCTTCGGCTGACGTTTATCGACGACAAAATTGGCCGCAAAATCGCCCTGATTCCCGAGCTG contains these protein-coding regions:
- a CDS encoding SNF2-related protein — encoded protein: MMQVSRNSLPQEGGISAPLLPVPLSFERNWLQDLESRLEKGGPWGDWKLSRLAVQGEQCGLVTSFDELQCTKHLSGLSPLPHQLDTAHKVLFEMSGRAILADEVGLGKTIEAGLILKEYLVRGLVGKVLILVPASLVLQWVRELNAKFGITAVAQKKAYSWGNDIVVASLDTAKRDPHKELLLSSEFDMLIIDEAHKLKNKKSTNYQFVQQLRKKYCLLLTATPVQNDLGELFNLITLLKPGQLGNQGDFAANFVVDKRQPKNEVQLRGELSKVMIRNRRGEGPVTFTKRKVRNIPLILSPEEKALYDGVTAFVKDTYQESGGNLSSMLSLVTLQREVCSSRDAVFITLVNLIKKLPADSPKRDRMMELLQSIRTVKTNTKAEKTMELIRDMNEKVIVFTEYRATQEYLLQYFRDHGLQCVPYSGGMNRGKKDWMMDLFRGRAQVMIATEAGGEGINLQFCHHMINFDLPWNPMRVEQRIGRVHRLGQQNDVVIYNLSTQGTIEEHILHLLHEKINMFEMVIGGLDVILERFEQKESLEKSLYKIMLEARSDEELRSSLDHIGESLTELTQETRQESGASL